In one Syntrophales bacterium genomic region, the following are encoded:
- a CDS encoding YebC/PmpR family DNA-binding transcriptional regulator: MSGHSKWSTIKRKKGTLDAKRGKIFTKLIREITLAARLGGGDPDGNPRLRQAIMAAKDENMPKENIERAIKKALGEDGSNISALEEITYEGYGPGGVAILVEVMTDNRNRTAAEIRHIFSKYGGNLGETGCVSWMFEKKGTILIDKKEISEDEIMEIALEAGADDVKEGENEYEVITSPGAFETVRKVIEDRRIKILSARIGMVPLNTVKLTGEKAIQMLKMMEKFEDNDDVQNVYANFDIPDEIIEKMS; this comes from the coding sequence ATGTCTGGCCATTCCAAATGGAGTACAATAAAGAGAAAAAAAGGGACCCTTGACGCGAAAAGGGGAAAGATTTTTACAAAATTGATAAGAGAGATAACTCTCGCTGCTCGATTAGGTGGGGGTGATCCTGATGGTAATCCGAGATTACGTCAGGCTATAATGGCGGCCAAAGATGAAAATATGCCTAAGGAAAACATAGAAAGGGCAATAAAAAAGGCACTAGGAGAGGATGGAAGCAATATTAGTGCACTGGAAGAGATTACCTATGAAGGTTACGGTCCAGGAGGCGTGGCAATTTTAGTTGAAGTTATGACGGATAATAGGAATCGGACAGCTGCAGAGATCAGACACATATTTTCCAAGTACGGGGGTAATCTGGGTGAAACTGGTTGTGTGTCTTGGATGTTTGAAAAAAAGGGCACTATTCTCATTGATAAAAAAGAAATTTCTGAGGATGAGATTATGGAAATAGCCCTTGAGGCTGGAGCTGATGATGTTAAAGAAGGGGAAAACGAGTATGAGGTCATAACTTCTCCAGGTGCTTTTGAAACAGTAAGAAAAGTTATTGAAGATCGAAGAATAAAAATTCTTTCAGCGCGAATTGGCATGGTACCGCTTAACACGGTGAAGCTGACCGGGGAGAAAGCGATACAGATGTTAAAGATGATGGAAAAGTTCGAAGACAACGACGATGTTCAAAACGTTTATGCGAATTTTGATATCCCTGATGAGATAATTGAGAAAATGAGCTGA
- the ruvC gene encoding crossover junction endodeoxyribonuclease RuvC encodes MVVLGVDPGSVVTGYGVIRSESSDLIPVSYGEFVVGKGETLSFFLMRLFENLKKIINETCPDVMAIEQIFLGKNVKSLIKQGHVRGVIILAGSSYGLPVYEYSSLEVKKAVTGYGRAGKSQVQRMVQRILGITEIPGEDAADALAVALCHVQLQGFLTRINMGQMKTTYGMPRRL; translated from the coding sequence ATGGTTGTATTGGGAGTGGATCCGGGAAGTGTGGTGACAGGTTACGGCGTCATACGCAGCGAATCGAGCGATCTGATACCTGTCAGTTATGGTGAGTTCGTGGTTGGAAAAGGTGAAACTTTATCCTTTTTTTTGATGCGTTTATTTGAAAATTTGAAGAAGATTATAAACGAAACATGTCCCGATGTGATGGCTATCGAACAGATTTTTTTGGGGAAAAATGTAAAAAGTCTTATCAAGCAAGGGCATGTCCGAGGTGTAATCATTCTTGCAGGATCATCGTACGGTTTACCTGTGTATGAGTACAGTTCCTTGGAGGTGAAGAAAGCTGTAACTGGATATGGTCGGGCAGGGAAGAGTCAGGTACAAAGAATGGTTCAGAGGATACTCGGGATCACGGAAATCCCTGGAGAAGATGCAGCAGATGCGCTGGCTGTTGCCTTGTGTCATGTACAGCTGCAGGGCTTTTTAACGCGGATCAATATGGGTCAAATGAAAACTACATACGGAATGCCACGCAGGTTATAA
- the ruvA gene encoding Holliday junction branch migration protein RuvA produces the protein MIAHICGTLVQKNLSQIVVDVHGVGYLVHISLNTYYELPNVGEKVTLYIHTYLRDHTITLYGFLRNEECVIFQQMISVSGIGPRLAMNILSGMPSVGELIKAICDRDVKRLTAIPGVGRKMGERLVLELKERVDKLSEYLADVGVYRGTDYEKIKEDVLSALINLGYKKNQAKLAIEETLVELDDKPTMEELLRGTLRRLAS, from the coding sequence GTGATTGCTCATATATGTGGGACATTAGTTCAAAAAAACCTTTCTCAAATTGTCGTTGATGTTCATGGTGTTGGATACTTAGTGCACATTTCTCTTAACACATATTATGAACTACCCAATGTTGGCGAAAAAGTAACTCTTTATATTCACACTTACCTCCGGGATCATACAATTACTCTTTACGGTTTTTTGAGAAACGAGGAGTGTGTTATTTTTCAACAGATGATTTCTGTTTCCGGCATTGGCCCGCGTTTGGCGATGAATATACTGTCGGGTATGCCTTCCGTGGGTGAATTGATAAAAGCTATTTGTGACCGAGATGTGAAGCGTTTGACTGCAATTCCAGGGGTTGGCCGTAAGATGGGAGAACGTTTGGTCCTTGAACTTAAAGAGAGGGTTGATAAATTATCGGAGTATTTAGCTGATGTGGGTGTTTATAGAGGAACGGACTATGAAAAGATTAAGGAAGACGTACTTTCCGCACTAATAAATTTAGGGTACAAAAAAAATCAAGCAAAGCTGGCTATTGAAGAAACTTTGGTGGAGCTAGACGATAAGCCCACGATGGAAGAGCTACTCAGGGGAACGCTTCGTAGATTGGCCAGTTAA
- the ruvB gene encoding Holliday junction branch migration DNA helicase RuvB: MWKCEDEELRNYERTLRPKSLKEFVGQEKVKNNLSIFIEAAKKRGEALDHVLLSGPPGLGKTTLAYIIARELNVDIKVTSGPVIERPGDLAAILTNLQENDILFIDEIHRLPHIVEELLYPAMEDFHIDIIIGQGPSARSMKLKIPNFTLIGATTRAGLLTSPLRDRFGISFRFDYYSPEELSVILKRSAQILSVPIDDEGAIELAKRSRGTPRIANRLLRRVRDYAQVRCEGVINRNVVMEALDLFEVDDRGFDAMDRLILLTLIDKFNGGPAGIDSLSAVIGEEKATLEDVYEPYLIQEGYLQRTARGRVATRLAYEHFGRDWKGNNQGGL, translated from the coding sequence ATGTGGAAGTGTGAGGATGAGGAGTTAAGAAACTACGAGAGAACTCTCCGTCCGAAGAGTTTAAAGGAGTTTGTGGGTCAGGAGAAAGTGAAAAATAACCTTTCTATTTTTATAGAGGCGGCAAAGAAGAGGGGGGAAGCCCTTGACCATGTGCTTTTATCAGGACCGCCAGGGTTGGGAAAAACAACCCTAGCATATATAATAGCTAGGGAATTAAATGTGGATATTAAGGTAACTTCGGGACCGGTAATTGAAAGACCCGGTGATCTAGCTGCTATTCTTACCAACCTCCAGGAAAATGACATACTTTTCATAGACGAAATCCATCGTTTGCCCCACATTGTTGAAGAGTTGCTCTATCCTGCGATGGAAGATTTCCATATCGATATTATAATCGGACAGGGCCCATCAGCGCGCTCCATGAAGTTGAAGATACCAAACTTTACTTTGATAGGAGCTACAACAAGGGCAGGACTTTTGACTTCACCTTTGAGGGATCGGTTTGGAATAAGTTTTCGGTTTGATTATTATTCGCCGGAGGAACTGAGTGTGATTCTTAAGAGATCGGCTCAAATACTTTCTGTGCCTATTGATGACGAAGGTGCAATTGAGCTGGCAAAGAGGTCTCGTGGGACGCCGCGGATTGCGAACAGACTCTTACGGAGAGTTCGAGATTATGCTCAGGTTCGGTGTGAGGGAGTAATTAATAGAAATGTGGTTATGGAAGCGCTAGACCTTTTTGAAGTGGATGATCGAGGTTTCGATGCTATGGATAGGTTGATATTACTCACACTCATAGATAAGTTCAACGGGGGGCCAGCAGGTATAGATAGTTTGTCAGCGGTAATTGGTGAGGAAAAGGCAACTCTTGAGGATGTGTATGAACCGTATTTGATTCAGGAGGGTTATCTCCAGAGGACAGCCCGTGGCCGAGTTGCAACTAGGCTTGCTTACGAGCATTTCGGTCGTGACTGGAAAGGAAACAATCAGGGTGGTCTTTAA
- a CDS encoding epoxyqueuosine reductase QueH — translation MHSEKTILLHVCCGPCTIYPLKKLSSEGYEVIGFFFNPNIHPYSEYIRRRDALLAFAYQKGLKVIQEDRYLPELYFRGVAFREDTRCFFCYEMRLRETAQKAKEMGIDSFSTTMLYSRYQKHGKIKELGEKIAQDVKLSFVYRDFRVGWKEGIEESRSKGMYRQHYCGCIYSERERYKF, via the coding sequence ATGCACTCTGAAAAAACTATATTGCTGCACGTATGTTGTGGTCCCTGTACCATATACCCTTTGAAAAAACTTTCCTCGGAAGGCTATGAGGTTATTGGGTTTTTCTTTAATCCCAACATCCATCCCTACTCTGAATATATAAGGAGGAGGGATGCTCTTTTAGCTTTTGCGTATCAAAAAGGGTTAAAGGTTATTCAGGAAGACAGGTATTTGCCGGAATTGTACTTTAGGGGGGTTGCCTTTCGTGAAGACACTCGTTGCTTTTTCTGTTATGAAATGCGTCTTCGAGAAACGGCGCAAAAGGCGAAAGAAATGGGAATAGATTCATTTTCCACAACTATGCTTTACAGCCGATATCAGAAACACGGGAAAATAAAAGAATTAGGGGAAAAAATAGCTCAGGATGTAAAGCTATCTTTTGTATACAGAGATTTTCGGGTTGGTTGGAAAGAAGGTATCGAAGAGTCCAGATCAAAGGGTATGTATAGACAGCATTATTGTGGTTGCATTTATAGTGAACGTGAGCGTTATAAATTTTAA
- the lpxC gene encoding UDP-3-O-acyl-N-acetylglucosamine deacetylase: MVVGEQKTVGDVINCRGIGLHTGRKVGMVIKPAMVDQGIVFVRKDLPDEPFIVARVDVVRDTTLATTIGLDGVTVSTIEHLMSALNGMGIDNAIVELDSYEVPIMDGSALPFVNMLKEVGVKFLGKHRKVLVVKEPVSVSDDNGSAMFLPSSDFKITYTIDFDHPLIGRQTYTLTMSESNYVNEICAARTFGFLKDVEYLQAVGLALGGSLKNAVVLDERRVINKEGLRFPDEFVRHKILDAIGDLSLLGCPVRGHFIAYRSGHRLNNMLLKELLRRREAWVLVERDNVTVRADSLRIEGITARLSTS; this comes from the coding sequence ATGGTAGTTGGGGAACAGAAAACTGTAGGTGACGTGATAAACTGTCGTGGTATTGGTTTGCACACTGGTCGAAAAGTGGGAATGGTTATCAAGCCGGCGATGGTCGATCAGGGTATTGTTTTTGTAAGAAAGGATCTCCCGGATGAACCTTTCATAGTAGCTCGTGTTGATGTTGTGAGAGATACAACTCTGGCTACGACCATAGGTTTAGACGGTGTTACAGTTTCTACAATTGAACATCTAATGTCTGCACTTAATGGAATGGGTATTGATAATGCTATTGTAGAACTGGACTCTTATGAAGTTCCGATAATGGATGGGAGTGCGCTTCCTTTTGTCAATATGTTGAAAGAGGTGGGAGTGAAATTTTTGGGGAAACATAGGAAGGTGCTAGTTGTGAAAGAACCTGTTTCAGTTAGTGACGACAATGGTTCTGCAATGTTTTTGCCATCTAGCGATTTTAAGATAACCTATACTATAGATTTCGACCATCCTCTGATAGGTCGTCAAACCTATACTCTCACTATGTCTGAGTCGAATTATGTTAATGAAATATGTGCTGCGAGGACCTTTGGGTTCCTAAAGGATGTGGAGTACCTGCAAGCTGTTGGCCTTGCCCTCGGAGGATCGTTGAAGAATGCAGTTGTTTTAGATGAACGTCGTGTCATCAATAAAGAGGGTTTGCGGTTCCCCGATGAGTTCGTTCGGCATAAGATACTTGATGCTATTGGGGATTTATCACTTCTGGGTTGTCCGGTAAGGGGTCATTTCATTGCTTACAGATCCGGGCATCGTTTGAATAACATGCTTTTGAAAGAGCTCCTTCGGAGAAGGGAGGCATGGGTTCTCGTTGAGAGAGACAATGTTACGGTTAGAGCAGATTCCCTTCGCATCGAGGGAATTACTGCACGTTTATCAACCTCCTGA
- a CDS encoding DUF4390 domain-containing protein, translated as MFIPVEGKKSFKRRKGIVSIFFVLIFCLILFSTSAAEKASIVDIAVTPQNGVLLVFARLMGCFTSGMESAIMAGVPITFTFYFRVYKERSFWFDNCIAQTEIKYTLKYDILKKVFFIYSSVSSEKVVFYDLQSAEKAMSEFTGRISLQENVVSGNDNYYILMKVKLDNVKLPFQLEKILFFVSLWDFETPWYKYYLRF; from the coding sequence ATGTTTATTCCGGTGGAGGGGAAAAAATCATTTAAGAGACGCAAGGGTATTGTTTCTATTTTTTTTGTCCTTATTTTCTGTCTTATACTCTTCTCTACGTCTGCTGCAGAAAAGGCAAGTATAGTCGATATAGCAGTTACACCCCAGAATGGGGTATTGCTGGTGTTTGCGCGTCTTATGGGTTGTTTTACGTCGGGAATGGAATCAGCTATTATGGCTGGGGTTCCTATAACTTTTACTTTTTATTTTCGGGTTTACAAAGAAAGGTCTTTTTGGTTCGATAATTGTATCGCCCAAACGGAAATCAAATACACTCTTAAGTACGACATTCTTAAGAAAGTTTTTTTCATTTATTCGTCAGTATCCTCTGAAAAAGTGGTTTTCTATGACTTGCAAAGTGCGGAAAAAGCAATGTCTGAGTTTACGGGCCGTATATCTCTTCAAGAGAATGTTGTTTCTGGCAATGATAACTATTATATACTGATGAAGGTAAAATTGGATAATGTTAAACTTCCCTTTCAGCTGGAAAAGATCTTGTTTTTCGTGTCGTTGTGGGACTTTGAGACGCCATGGTACAAGTATTATCTAAGGTTTTGA